The following are encoded in a window of Pirellulales bacterium genomic DNA:
- the purE gene encoding 5-(carboxyamino)imidazole ribonucleotide mutase, whose protein sequence is MAATEKPLVGIIMGSKSDWEVMRAASETLARFDVPHQCQVMSAHRTPDLVIQYVSGAEANGLEVLIAAAGGAAHLAGVTAAHTLLPVLGVPMESAALKGLDSLLSTVQMPAGIPVGTLAIGKPGATNAALLAVAILANKQPELREKLRRYRAEAAEKICNEKLD, encoded by the coding sequence ATGGCCGCCACAGAAAAACCCCTTGTCGGCATTATCATGGGAAGCAAATCGGATTGGGAAGTGATGCGCGCTGCCTCCGAAACGCTTGCCCGGTTTGACGTGCCGCACCAGTGCCAGGTGATGTCGGCCCATCGCACGCCCGATTTGGTCATTCAGTACGTCTCCGGCGCTGAGGCCAACGGCTTGGAAGTGCTGATCGCCGCCGCCGGTGGAGCAGCCCACTTGGCGGGCGTCACGGCCGCCCACACGCTGCTGCCGGTATTGGGCGTGCCGATGGAAAGCGCCGCGCTCAAAGGGCTCGATTCGCTCCTCTCTACGGTCCAAATGCCCGCCGGAATTCCCGTGGGAACGCTGGCCATTGGCAAGCCAGGGGCCACCAATGCCGCCCTGTTGGCCGTGGCGATTTTAGCCAACAAACAGCCCGAGCTTCGCGAAAAACTGCGCCGCTACCGGGCCGAGGCCGCCGAAAAAATTTGCAACGAAAAGCTCGATTGA